GCCAAGACGTTCTGTTATCTCCTGCAAAGCAGGCAGGGTATCAGGATCGATCCTTGTGATAACACACCTGCCAGCCCGGCGTGCATACCCTTCTGCTATGGCATACAGGTGTGAAGGATCTTTTCCTTCAGCAAGCACCACTTCAGGAATCCCACACCGGCCTGCCCGCTCAAGATCAAGATGTGCAATAGAACCGATATGACCTGTGCTCCTTTTCTGGATCTCTATTTCAGCCTCATCGGGGGAGAGAACCCCTCTTCTGACACGTTCCAGAAGATCCCGCAGATCACCATCAGGCTTCATATAAGATAGTAAGATATGAGTCAAAGATTACATAATAGGTTCATTGTGGTGAGTTATCTCTTCTATATCGCCGTCTTCGGTTCGGCCGCCTGTCTCTTTTTATGGCTGCGCGATATCAGGATATTTATGAGAACCGGCCTTGATGGGTACCGGATTTCGGCACGAACAGGAGTTATTCACACCGCGATCACA
This DNA window, taken from Methanospirillum lacunae, encodes the following:
- a CDS encoding ABC transporter permease; its protein translation is MSQRLHNRFIVVSYLFYIAVFGSAACLFLWLRDIRIFMRTGLDGYRISARTGVIHTAITTAGAGEIMLFPSADILGIGIVLLGLYLQGQQKREVVFSTESVIDRALGKARIKR